One Purpureocillium takamizusanense chromosome 1, complete sequence genomic window carries:
- a CDS encoding uncharacterized protein (COG:S~SECRETED:SignalP(1-22~SECRETED:cutsite=ILS-ED~SECRETED:prob=0.3017)~EggNog:ENOG503P6U8~TransMembrane:2 (o6-22i62-81o)): MLFFGSFLYIAVLLINSVAILSEDRFLARINLSPASYDPAFGSGADASIKAKIIHLIASVRTIMRMPLIFVNLVIILYELVLG, translated from the exons atgctCTTCTTCGGCAGCTTCCTCTAcatcgccgtcctcctcatcaacTCGGTCGCCATCCTCAGCGAAGACCGCTTCCTCGCACGCA TCAAcctctcgcccgcctcgtacGACCCGGCCTTTggctccggcgccgacgccagcatcaaggccaagatCATACACCTCATCGCCAGCGTCCGCACAATCATGCGCA TGCCGCTGATTTTCGTCAACCTGGTCATCATACTCTACGAACTGGTCCTCGGGTGA